A window of the Leptospira bandrabouensis genome harbors these coding sequences:
- a CDS encoding adenylate/guanylate cyclase domain-containing protein — protein sequence MFHSLVKAVRSVYCIRDQFPKYMSELLSQEEQMGALFAVRFRYVIGLALVASAVANLSNTDSVYGYLVNYVAITLYFINTFVHAQILKKSKGHWRTKYDYISLFIDNLLVTVTIFNWYILKGDGNPNFLVKTPLVVFYLLPLSLSLFQYRFSLVNFSFVCFLFSYYGFLFYALLDKNSVSSFDWHQYVLGDHIILSDAMVTKPTVYLVLVFAISYAIFRSLRMLLKFAAAESQKTTLSRYFSPDLVSEIVSEPEVIAKGKRQKVTVLFSDIRGFTQFSEPMDPESLSIFLTEFRRRMVRAIFQYGGSLDKFIGDAVMATFGTPSPSENPGEDSKNAVLAAKAMLDELNTWNLERKKNGESEIKIGIGIHTGEVFCGSIGSEERMEYTVIGDTVNTASRIESACKDLGVTFLISEAVWLEISSPTGWDKKADVTLSGREQKIHLYAPSRP from the coding sequence ATGTTCCACTCCCTAGTCAAAGCCGTTCGCTCTGTATACTGCATTCGAGACCAGTTCCCCAAGTATATGTCGGAACTCCTCTCCCAAGAAGAACAAATGGGTGCTTTATTTGCAGTTCGGTTTCGGTATGTGATTGGACTTGCTCTTGTTGCCAGTGCGGTAGCCAATCTCAGTAATACCGATTCTGTGTATGGATATTTAGTTAACTATGTAGCCATTACATTATATTTTATTAATACCTTTGTTCATGCTCAAATTCTTAAAAAAAGTAAAGGGCATTGGAGAACAAAGTATGATTATATTAGTTTGTTTATCGATAACTTACTTGTGACAGTTACCATTTTTAATTGGTACATTTTAAAAGGTGATGGAAACCCAAATTTCCTTGTCAAAACTCCTTTGGTTGTATTTTATCTTTTGCCTTTGTCTTTGAGTTTATTCCAATACCGGTTTTCACTGGTTAATTTTTCCTTTGTTTGTTTTTTATTCAGTTATTATGGATTTCTTTTTTATGCATTACTCGATAAAAATTCAGTAAGTAGTTTTGATTGGCACCAGTATGTTCTGGGTGACCATATCATTTTGTCAGATGCAATGGTGACAAAACCGACTGTGTATCTAGTTTTAGTGTTTGCGATTTCCTATGCCATTTTTCGTAGCCTTAGGATGTTATTAAAGTTTGCGGCTGCTGAATCACAAAAAACAACTTTATCACGTTATTTTTCCCCTGACTTAGTTTCTGAAATTGTGTCCGAACCGGAAGTAATTGCAAAAGGCAAACGACAAAAAGTAACAGTTCTCTTTAGCGACATTCGAGGATTCACTCAGTTTTCAGAGCCAATGGACCCGGAATCCCTTTCTATTTTTTTAACTGAATTTCGCCGCCGTATGGTGAGGGCTATCTTTCAATATGGTGGTAGTTTGGATAAATTTATTGGTGATGCGGTGATGGCTACTTTTGGTACTCCTTCGCCATCAGAGAATCCAGGAGAAGATTCAAAAAATGCGGTCCTTGCCGCCAAGGCTATGTTAGATGAATTAAATACTTGGAATTTAGAACGAAAAAAAAATGGGGAATCTGAAATCAAAATTGGAATCGGAATTCATACAGGTGAGGTTTTTTGTGGAAGCATTGGATCAGAAGAGAGAATGGAATATACTGTGATTGGAGATACAGTGAATACCGCCTCTCGCATTGAGTCAGCCTGTAAAGACTTAGGTGTTACTTTTTTAATTTCAGAAGCGGTTTGGTTAGAGATAAGTTCTCCAACCGGTTGGGATAAAAAAGCAGATGTGACTCTTTCGGGTAGAGAACAAAAAATCCATCTCTATGCACCAAGCAGGCCTTAG
- a CDS encoding electron transfer flavoprotein subunit alpha/FixB family protein, with the protein MADVLVVGELKNGELKKISKELTSAGRKIADAIGGKVHTVLITDNVDAFAGDLKAVGADAVIGANLGEFSPEGYANGIFAIIQEKKPAVVLMPHSAQGKEYSARVAIKANAGIVADAVGLSVDGGKVVAKKPIYSGKAYANFKVSSEIQMFTVRANSQEVTPKDGAGAVEKSGASAGEVRTKSISKDLSGGNKVQLADASIIVSGGRGIKGPENWPIIQDLADTLGAALGASRATVDAGWISHSHQVGQTGKTVSPNCYIACGISGAIQHLAGMGSSKYIVAINKDGDAPIFKVATYGVVADLFEVVPALTSEFKKVLG; encoded by the coding sequence ATGGCTGATGTTTTAGTAGTTGGTGAATTAAAAAACGGCGAACTTAAAAAAATCTCAAAAGAACTTACCTCTGCTGGCCGCAAAATTGCGGATGCAATCGGTGGTAAAGTTCATACAGTTCTTATCACTGACAACGTAGATGCGTTCGCTGGTGATTTGAAAGCAGTTGGTGCTGATGCAGTGATTGGTGCCAACCTTGGTGAATTTTCTCCTGAAGGTTATGCAAATGGAATTTTTGCCATCATCCAAGAGAAAAAACCAGCGGTGGTTTTAATGCCACATTCCGCACAAGGAAAAGAATACTCTGCAAGAGTAGCGATCAAAGCAAATGCGGGAATCGTTGCGGATGCAGTAGGTCTTTCTGTTGACGGTGGTAAAGTGGTAGCTAAAAAACCAATTTACTCTGGTAAAGCTTACGCAAACTTTAAGGTTTCCTCTGAAATCCAAATGTTTACAGTACGTGCTAACTCCCAAGAAGTAACTCCAAAAGACGGAGCGGGTGCTGTAGAGAAATCAGGAGCTTCTGCTGGAGAAGTAAGAACAAAATCTATCTCTAAAGATCTTTCTGGTGGAAACAAAGTACAACTTGCTGATGCTTCTATCATTGTATCTGGCGGACGCGGAATCAAAGGACCAGAAAACTGGCCGATCATCCAAGACTTAGCTGACACTCTTGGTGCAGCACTTGGTGCTTCCCGTGCGACTGTGGATGCTGGATGGATTTCTCACTCACACCAAGTAGGTCAAACAGGTAAAACTGTCTCCCCTAACTGTTACATCGCTTGTGGTATTTCCGGAGCGATCCAACACTTAGCAGGGATGGGATCTTCCAAATACATCGTTGCCATCAACAAAGATGGAGATGCTCCTATTTTCAAAGTAGCAACTTACGGTGTTGTAGCCGACTTGTTTGAAGTAGTACCTGCACTTACTTCTGAGTTCAAAAAAGTATTGGGTTAA
- the trpS gene encoding tryptophan--tRNA ligase has protein sequence MRVLTGLQPSGKLHLGNYFSAIKKILDYQSKEELFLFIANLHALTTFRSKEELKNFTLECAIDLLALGVDPQKTVFWVQSDVPEVTELTWYLSQSITVSQLQLAHSFKDKVAKGFVPGAGLFTYPILMASDILLFSAEKVPVGKDQKQHLEFARDIAERFNSQFGSVLTIPEPDIDENTATVPGVDGAKMSKSYKNTIDFFGTEKEIKKKVMSIVSDSKAVEEPKDPETSVIFQIHSLFLSPNEKELQIQKYKRGGAGYGDLKKDLLESILAHFAPYREKREELSQNLDYVHQVLKEGKEKAKMVAQTKIEDIRKVLGIYPF, from the coding sequence ATGAGAGTCCTTACTGGTTTACAACCTTCAGGAAAACTTCACTTAGGAAATTATTTTTCTGCGATTAAAAAAATCTTAGATTACCAATCCAAAGAAGAATTATTTCTTTTTATTGCTAACTTACATGCACTGACAACCTTCCGATCCAAAGAAGAATTAAAAAACTTTACTTTAGAATGCGCAATCGACTTACTAGCGCTAGGTGTAGATCCACAAAAAACTGTTTTTTGGGTGCAAAGTGATGTTCCCGAAGTCACAGAACTTACTTGGTATTTATCTCAATCCATCACGGTTTCTCAATTACAATTGGCACATTCTTTTAAAGACAAAGTAGCAAAAGGTTTTGTTCCTGGGGCAGGACTCTTTACTTACCCAATCCTTATGGCTAGTGATATTTTGTTATTTTCGGCAGAAAAAGTTCCCGTAGGCAAAGACCAAAAACAACATTTGGAATTTGCACGTGATATTGCCGAACGATTCAATTCCCAATTTGGTTCGGTTCTTACCATTCCGGAACCAGATATCGACGAAAATACGGCGACAGTCCCTGGCGTGGACGGAGCCAAAATGTCCAAATCCTATAAAAACACGATCGACTTCTTTGGAACCGAAAAAGAGATCAAAAAGAAAGTGATGTCTATTGTGAGTGATTCTAAGGCCGTCGAAGAGCCAAAGGACCCAGAAACCTCCGTTATCTTTCAAATTCATTCGCTTTTTCTTTCCCCGAATGAAAAAGAATTACAAATTCAAAAATACAAACGTGGTGGAGCCGGCTACGGTGATCTCAAAAAAGATCTTTTGGAATCCATTTTAGCTCACTTTGCACCTTACCGCGAAAAACGAGAAGAACTTTCACAAAACTTAGATTATGTGCACCAAGTTCTAAAAGAGGGAAAGGAAAAAGCAAAGATGGTAGCCCAGACTAAAATCGAAGACATTCGAAAAGTTTTAGGCATCTATCCTTTTTAA
- a CDS encoding phytoene desaturase family protein → MDTYWDVVVIGSGLGGLSAALSLSEKGRRVLILEKGTAPGGCASSFRKNGFVFESGATTLVGLEPGLPLDKLIREFQIQFPLLPLKRSMVVHLDGKIIERYQNHKNWILEAKRAFGGGLRMEVFWKLSNLLSDSLWSLSGRYKFFPFQKLIDIWKSIGSFRPSDLLVLFFSFVPLRFVLKCLGLTKNKEWIRFLDEQLLITSQTTSAKVSMSFASIGLTYPQLQNYVLKGGMVSLAETILEKIESKGGKILYKQEVCLLKKISSKNENQEMDWEIHTKHRENFLFRTPLVVSNLPIWNLMEITDTLPKLKEKTKKIEKGIWGAFTMGIAIQTNPSEEWTRSECLHHQIHLKKSLPYGGGNSLFLSLSHPEDSIRSSDGIRILSLSTHIENPESWVRDDFYLDKKKTIESILIQTLEDSFPWFHREMILFQHSATPVTWKTWTGRKFGRVGGIPNSYFSNPFQMLSNRSEDSNLLLTGDTVYPGQGIPAVVLGGLHSVEQFLARKRG, encoded by the coding sequence ATGGATACTTATTGGGATGTAGTGGTCATTGGTTCTGGACTTGGGGGACTAAGTGCAGCTTTGTCACTTTCCGAAAAAGGAAGGCGTGTATTAATTTTAGAAAAAGGCACGGCTCCTGGTGGTTGTGCTTCTAGTTTTCGAAAGAATGGATTTGTCTTCGAATCCGGCGCAACCACACTTGTGGGATTAGAACCTGGCCTACCTTTAGATAAACTTATCCGAGAATTTCAAATCCAATTTCCCCTTCTTCCATTAAAACGTTCTATGGTAGTCCATTTGGATGGAAAAATCATTGAACGTTACCAAAACCACAAAAATTGGATTTTGGAAGCAAAGCGCGCGTTTGGTGGTGGTTTGCGAATGGAAGTATTTTGGAAACTCAGTAATTTGCTTTCTGATTCTCTTTGGAGTTTGTCCGGGAGATACAAATTTTTCCCCTTTCAAAAACTTATTGATATTTGGAAATCGATTGGTTCCTTTCGGCCCAGTGACTTACTTGTTTTATTTTTTTCTTTTGTACCTTTACGTTTTGTTTTAAAATGTTTGGGTCTTACGAAAAACAAAGAATGGATTCGTTTTTTAGATGAGCAACTTTTAATCACAAGCCAAACCACTTCAGCAAAAGTTTCCATGTCATTTGCTTCTATCGGCCTTACCTATCCTCAATTACAAAATTATGTTCTGAAAGGAGGAATGGTTTCCTTGGCAGAAACCATATTAGAAAAAATTGAATCCAAGGGCGGAAAAATTCTCTATAAACAAGAAGTATGCTTACTAAAAAAAATCTCCTCCAAAAATGAAAACCAGGAAATGGATTGGGAGATTCACACCAAACATAGAGAGAACTTTTTATTTCGCACGCCCTTGGTGGTTTCGAATCTTCCGATTTGGAATCTAATGGAGATCACGGATACCTTACCAAAACTAAAGGAGAAAACTAAAAAAATCGAAAAAGGAATCTGGGGTGCATTTACTATGGGGATTGCCATCCAAACCAATCCATCCGAAGAATGGACTAGATCCGAATGCCTCCACCACCAAATCCATTTGAAGAAGAGTTTACCGTATGGAGGGGGGAACTCTCTATTTCTTTCACTTTCTCATCCCGAAGATTCTATTCGTTCCTCTGATGGGATTCGTATCCTTTCTCTTTCTACTCATATAGAAAATCCTGAATCCTGGGTTCGTGATGATTTTTACTTAGATAAAAAGAAAACCATAGAATCGATCCTCATTCAAACCTTAGAGGATAGTTTTCCATGGTTTCATAGAGAAATGATTTTATTCCAACATTCTGCAACACCTGTTACATGGAAAACATGGACAGGAAGAAAATTTGGAAGAGTGGGTGGGATTCCTAATTCTTATTTTTCGAATCCTTTTCAAATGTTGAGTAACCGTTCGGAAGATTCAAACTTACTTCTTACAGGAGACACTGTCTATCCAGGACAGGGGATTCCGGCGGTAGTTCTTGGCGGCCTTCATTCTGTAGAACAATTCCTCGCAAGAAAGAGAGGTTGA
- a CDS encoding LolA family protein, with product MRNFLPKLSIVLFFSVQTGLLWAEEGRDRLNAVIGKMNSLESFRASVTVNGGLTGVVSYKSPGQLHVRFSDGRIISSNGRILWFYNPDSSIAGKQDLKGVSGGLGGLLSGYENVSVSGRTFRLTSNTKRYNEIILVVSENDLPRVLKMKRSDEEITEVAFSGIATNIGLGTSLFNFQPPTSSQIVENPLNQKE from the coding sequence TTGAGGAATTTCCTTCCCAAATTATCGATAGTTCTCTTTTTCTCTGTCCAAACGGGTCTCCTTTGGGCAGAGGAAGGAAGAGATCGTCTAAACGCCGTTATCGGCAAAATGAATTCCCTTGAAAGTTTTCGTGCCTCAGTAACCGTCAATGGTGGACTGACAGGTGTCGTTTCCTACAAAAGCCCAGGCCAACTCCATGTCCGTTTTAGTGACGGAAGGATTATTTCTTCCAATGGCCGAATTTTATGGTTCTATAATCCAGATTCCTCGATTGCTGGGAAACAAGACTTGAAAGGTGTTTCCGGTGGACTTGGCGGCCTACTTTCCGGATACGAAAATGTGTCAGTAAGTGGCAGAACTTTTCGTCTTACATCCAATACTAAAAGGTATAATGAAATAATCCTGGTTGTTTCCGAAAACGACCTACCCCGTGTACTCAAAATGAAACGTTCCGACGAAGAAATCACTGAAGTGGCCTTTTCAGGCATCGCTACTAATATTGGTCTCGGAACCTCGCTTTTTAACTTCCAACCCCCCACAAGCTCACAAATTGTTGAGAACCCTCTCAACCAAAAGGAGTAA
- a CDS encoding acyl-CoA dehydrogenase family protein translates to MSTLSTKKSSLDLFNPTEDHLALRESVASFAEREMDEQAKENDEKETFNTLLFKRLGSELGIFGITVPEADGGHGLDPLASVIIHEEMSRFDPGFTLSYLAHEVLFVNNFYYSSNPTQRSRYLSKVITGEWIGGMGMTEPGAGTDVLGMTTHAVKKGDRYIINGVKQYITNGSIGQVFVLYTKLDKLGKKMTSFVIESSYKGFSVGKKEEKMGMRSSPTTQLVFEDMEVPEENLLGLENGAVTHMMRNLEIERVTLAAQSLGIARRCIDIMCDYTVRHREAFGKKLLEFGQIQRMVAESYADYQAARALVYHVASELGPDVRNSLGAASAKLVATQMAERVSRNAIQVLGGYGYCREYPVERLHRDAILLSIGGGTNEAMQKNIASDLKRLWSE, encoded by the coding sequence ATGAGTACGCTTTCGACAAAAAAATCATCTCTCGATTTATTTAATCCTACAGAAGACCACCTAGCCCTGCGAGAGTCTGTGGCATCCTTTGCAGAACGTGAAATGGACGAACAAGCCAAGGAAAACGATGAAAAAGAAACATTCAATACCTTGTTATTCAAACGTCTAGGTTCTGAACTGGGAATTTTTGGAATCACGGTACCGGAAGCAGATGGTGGGCATGGACTCGATCCACTTGCTTCTGTCATCATCCATGAAGAGATGTCTAGGTTTGATCCTGGATTTACTTTGTCTTATTTGGCTCATGAAGTTCTTTTTGTTAATAATTTTTACTATAGCTCGAACCCAACTCAGAGAAGTCGTTATTTGAGTAAGGTCATCACCGGCGAATGGATTGGCGGTATGGGAATGACAGAACCCGGAGCCGGAACTGATGTTCTTGGGATGACCACACATGCTGTGAAAAAAGGTGATCGTTATATCATCAATGGGGTCAAACAATACATTACGAACGGTTCCATTGGTCAGGTTTTTGTACTTTATACCAAGTTAGATAAATTAGGTAAAAAAATGACCTCCTTTGTGATTGAATCGTCTTACAAAGGTTTTTCGGTCGGAAAAAAAGAAGAAAAGATGGGAATGCGTTCTTCTCCTACAACACAACTAGTCTTTGAGGATATGGAAGTTCCTGAAGAAAATTTGCTCGGTTTGGAAAACGGGGCTGTGACTCATATGATGAGGAATTTAGAAATTGAACGAGTGACACTTGCGGCACAATCGCTTGGAATTGCTCGTCGTTGTATTGATATCATGTGCGATTATACCGTTCGTCATAGAGAGGCTTTCGGAAAAAAACTATTGGAGTTTGGTCAAATCCAAAGAATGGTCGCCGAATCTTATGCCGATTACCAAGCAGCGCGAGCTCTAGTGTATCATGTGGCAAGTGAACTTGGTCCTGATGTTCGTAATTCCCTTGGGGCGGCTTCTGCAAAACTGGTTGCCACTCAAATGGCTGAACGTGTCTCACGTAACGCTATACAGGTATTAGGTGGTTATGGCTATTGCCGTGAATATCCAGTAGAACGTTTACACCGCGATGCCATTTTACTCAGCATTGGTGGGGGAACCAACGAAGCCATGCAAAAAAACATTGCAAGCGATCTAAAAAGACTTTGGTCTGAATGA
- a CDS encoding LIC10362 family protein, which produces MWLLIVHSFILFLLVLVYAFRFRKLEAHLEKNILVQIQEATKDWKSTPNLVLLASFVLFLLFPLTLGFSFFLRTDANVLVVIVWIIWAYNWSKYSFFRE; this is translated from the coding sequence ATGTGGTTACTCATCGTACATTCTTTCATACTTTTCCTCTTGGTCCTAGTTTATGCCTTTCGATTTCGGAAACTGGAGGCTCACCTTGAGAAAAATATCTTAGTACAAATCCAAGAGGCCACAAAGGACTGGAAATCCACTCCGAATTTGGTCCTTCTCGCTAGTTTTGTCCTCTTCCTCCTATTCCCACTCACCTTGGGTTTTTCCTTCTTTCTCCGCACCGACGCCAACGTCCTTGTTGTCATTGTTTGGATCATTTGGGCCTATAATTGGAGCAAATACAGCTTCTTTAGAGAATAA
- a CDS encoding electron transfer flavoprotein subunit beta/FixA family protein, whose protein sequence is MKIVVLVKQVPDTETNIKVGEKSINEAGVKWIISPYDEFAIEEGIRIREKSGGEVIAVSLGPDRAVEALRTAYAMGVDRAIHVKVDDYVTFDSTYTSELLANLIKAENADVVIGGRQSIDTDSSQVVVQIAERLNVPHVAMALKLEFDGKKVTATREIEGGTEVVETSAPLAVTAQKGLNEPRYPSLKGIMSAKKKPVDVKKPEELGATGSKLEVVSLEPPPPRIAGRKLEAADAQGFASQLVKALREEAKVI, encoded by the coding sequence ATGAAAATTGTTGTTCTAGTAAAGCAGGTTCCGGATACGGAAACCAATATCAAGGTCGGTGAAAAATCGATCAACGAAGCTGGCGTAAAATGGATCATCTCTCCTTATGATGAATTTGCAATCGAAGAGGGAATCAGAATTCGTGAAAAAAGCGGTGGAGAAGTCATCGCAGTGTCCCTCGGCCCGGATCGTGCCGTAGAAGCACTTCGCACTGCCTACGCAATGGGTGTAGACAGAGCCATTCATGTGAAAGTGGATGACTACGTAACTTTTGATTCTACATACACTTCTGAACTTCTTGCAAACCTCATCAAAGCTGAAAATGCAGATGTAGTGATTGGTGGTCGTCAATCCATCGATACTGACAGCTCACAAGTAGTCGTGCAAATTGCAGAGAGATTGAATGTTCCTCACGTAGCTATGGCCCTCAAACTTGAGTTCGACGGTAAAAAAGTTACGGCAACTCGCGAAATCGAAGGTGGAACTGAAGTCGTTGAAACTTCTGCTCCTCTAGCAGTGACTGCGCAAAAAGGATTAAACGAACCTAGATACCCAAGTTTAAAAGGAATCATGTCTGCGAAGAAAAAACCAGTAGATGTGAAAAAACCAGAAGAACTCGGTGCCACTGGATCTAAACTCGAAGTAGTATCTCTCGAGCCACCTCCTCCACGTATCGCTGGTCGAAAACTGGAAGCGGCAGATGCACAAGGTTTTGCATCTCAACTTGTAAAAGCTCTTCGCGAAGAAGCGAAGGTCATCTAA
- a CDS encoding HD domain-containing phosphohydrolase, whose product MSTNDTNIVPRDKLAKFELTEESLNSFRKNNNIPLDLYNKDGQILIHKKRNPSEADFGKLLKFEMQGVYFLISELKKTKQNPNGAPFLEPGRTTKLFDQEKTARFAKQSQALIEDLRKTSFSSEQAVFVQNSVNELLTDFTSNPDYELGIFNILEILGVAGVSVESELMTKRTVVAMGMKVRTKKIVNEGKEESNKKDHLSLMMASYLADVGYSRLDIKNNPKLTKEEYAVVQQHPIISYLMTLPAPEIDSHVRTLILNHHRPYRGNGVNNNFPDPRSLFTKLMSVRDKYSKEVGKERITQDIELQLHLQENNVTSASFEEDIAILSLASEYASLTSNQPWRPAFKSSTALKMILNDSFFSYSNKNIRHLLDYVGSSLTNNENIVNFGDFVITASVDSERRAHFDICIVLDVGRYQTRPKLQRICSINPVFQKGNKFKIADFDLHSIKIDRRKAIMDLALQAGTSRVIYIIDPELNPALHEAVYKINMAS is encoded by the coding sequence ATGAGCACTAACGATACAAACATAGTACCAAGAGATAAGCTCGCCAAATTTGAGTTAACCGAAGAGTCTTTAAATAGTTTCCGCAAAAACAACAACATCCCTCTCGATCTTTATAATAAAGACGGACAAATTCTAATTCACAAAAAAAGAAATCCGAGCGAAGCAGATTTCGGAAAACTCCTAAAGTTTGAAATGCAAGGGGTTTATTTTCTCATCTCTGAGCTAAAAAAAACAAAACAAAATCCTAATGGTGCCCCTTTTTTAGAGCCAGGTAGAACTACAAAATTATTTGACCAAGAAAAAACAGCTAGGTTTGCCAAACAGTCCCAAGCCCTCATCGAAGACCTTCGCAAAACATCTTTTTCCTCAGAACAGGCCGTGTTTGTACAAAACTCGGTCAATGAACTTCTGACAGACTTTACTAGTAATCCCGACTACGAACTGGGAATTTTTAATATTTTGGAAATCCTTGGCGTTGCTGGAGTTTCTGTTGAATCCGAACTCATGACCAAACGGACTGTGGTGGCGATGGGAATGAAAGTTCGTACAAAAAAAATTGTAAACGAAGGCAAAGAAGAATCCAATAAAAAAGACCATTTGAGTCTTATGATGGCAAGTTATTTAGCAGATGTTGGATATTCTAGACTCGACATTAAAAACAATCCTAAACTCACAAAAGAGGAATATGCGGTTGTCCAACAACACCCTATCATCAGTTATTTGATGACACTGCCTGCACCAGAAATTGATTCTCACGTTCGCACTTTAATTTTGAATCACCATAGACCTTATCGTGGGAATGGAGTGAATAATAATTTTCCCGATCCCAGATCCCTTTTCACCAAACTCATGTCAGTCCGTGACAAATATAGTAAAGAAGTCGGAAAAGAACGAATCACACAAGACATCGAACTCCAACTCCATTTACAAGAAAACAATGTAACTTCTGCTAGTTTCGAAGAAGACATTGCCATCCTATCGCTTGCCAGCGAATATGCCTCCCTCACCTCGAACCAACCTTGGAGACCAGCTTTCAAATCTTCTACCGCTCTCAAGATGATTCTAAACGATTCGTTTTTCTCTTATAGTAATAAAAACATCAGACATCTTTTGGATTATGTGGGAAGTTCTCTCACAAATAACGAAAACATTGTGAACTTTGGTGACTTTGTCATTACCGCTTCTGTCGATTCGGAAAGACGTGCCCACTTTGATATTTGTATTGTTTTGGATGTAGGTCGTTATCAAACCAGACCCAAACTCCAAAGGATTTGTAGTATCAATCCAGTGTTTCAAAAAGGAAACAAATTCAAAATTGCTGATTTTGATTTACATAGCATTAAAATCGATCGCAGAAAAGCCATTATGGATTTGGCCTTACAAGCAGGAACCTCTCGGGTCATTTATATCATTGATCCAGAACTCAACCCTGCCCTGCACGAAGCAGTTTACAAAATCAACATGGCCTCCTAA
- the thrB gene encoding homoserine kinase: protein MIRLPKILIQVPGTSANLGPGFDLMGLALDLRNEFEFTFSKEITESKTELKNGNPLPFTEKEDLVYQSYLSYFKKFEPSITPPPYHCKMVLSLPLKGGLGSSASAIVAGLSLAREIHKRLEPKSVPSEPDFLQYLAEFEGHPDNTLPAYLGGFVFAYSTFGEKLKYFRKKFPSSVAIFVLTPEFHVSTEESRKSLPKSYATADVIFNLSRIGAWMHFLDKRKFGDLLVGLEDKMHTPYRIPKSSPLFPLAETLTQAGIGYCLSGSGPSLLVFLERKSVKSKQSDLEEKISNVMGEAKISYSFKRVKPDGLGVRIQFK, encoded by the coding sequence ATGATTCGCCTTCCTAAGATTCTGATCCAAGTGCCAGGAACTTCTGCCAACTTGGGCCCTGGTTTTGACCTTATGGGTCTTGCCCTCGATCTTCGTAATGAATTTGAATTTACTTTTTCCAAAGAAATTACAGAATCCAAAACAGAATTAAAAAACGGTAATCCGTTGCCGTTTACAGAAAAAGAAGATTTAGTATATCAGTCTTACCTTTCTTATTTTAAAAAATTTGAACCGAGTATTACACCTCCACCTTATCATTGCAAGATGGTTCTTTCTTTGCCTCTGAAAGGTGGACTTGGTTCAAGTGCTTCTGCGATTGTTGCCGGTTTATCTTTAGCAAGAGAAATCCATAAACGATTGGAGCCAAAATCGGTTCCTTCAGAACCTGATTTTCTACAGTATTTGGCAGAATTTGAAGGCCATCCCGATAATACTTTACCTGCGTATTTAGGTGGGTTTGTCTTCGCCTATTCTACATTTGGTGAAAAACTCAAATATTTTCGTAAAAAGTTTCCTTCGTCGGTTGCCATTTTTGTTTTAACACCAGAGTTTCATGTTTCTACAGAAGAATCTAGGAAATCACTTCCAAAATCCTATGCCACTGCCGATGTGATTTTTAATTTATCTCGGATTGGTGCTTGGATGCATTTCTTAGACAAACGTAAGTTTGGTGATCTTCTTGTTGGTTTAGAAGATAAAATGCACACACCTTATCGGATTCCTAAATCTTCTCCTTTGTTTCCTTTGGCAGAAACCTTAACACAAGCAGGGATTGGTTATTGTTTGTCTGGGTCCGGACCAAGTTTACTTGTATTTTTAGAAAGAAAGTCAGTCAAAAGTAAACAATCTGACTTAGAAGAAAAAATATCTAATGTGATGGGAGAGGCAAAAATTTCCTATTCATTCAAACGAGTGAAACCGGATGGACTCGGTGTTCGAATCCAATTTAAATAA